One genomic region from Nocardia vinacea encodes:
- a CDS encoding DUF2630 family protein, which yields MTEQDILARIKNLVDREHDLRSKATAGAVDPVTERQQLAALEVMLDQAWDLLRQRRARIDAGATPEEAQENPARQVEGYLQ from the coding sequence ATGACCGAACAGGACATCCTGGCGCGTATCAAGAATTTGGTCGATCGCGAGCATGATTTGCGGTCCAAGGCGACGGCCGGTGCGGTCGATCCGGTAACCGAGCGGCAGCAGCTCGCCGCACTCGAAGTAATGCTCGATCAGGCCTGGGATCTGCTGCGGCAGCGCCGCGCGCGCATCGACGCCGGGGCCACCCCCGAGGAGGCGCAGGAGAACCCGGCCCGTCAGGTCGAGGGTTACCTGCAGTGA
- a CDS encoding NAD(P)/FAD-dependent oxidoreductase, with protein sequence MTSDSAAEYDVIVIGGGPAGENAAAYAIADSERTAVIVERELVGGECSYWACMPSKALLRPAHVLSGANAMAGITASGLDVDAVLKRRDAFTHKHDDSSQVDWANDNRIEVVRGTGRLAGERLVEVGGRQLRARHAVVLATGTKAAVPDVPGLRDALPWISRDVTNLHEVPRRVVIIGGGVVACEAATWLAALGASEITMLVRGNALLGNAEPFAGERVAAALSDAGVRVLFGTQPTRVVRADAKDSGEGWIHGGVVTVEIGDSEVEADEIVVAAGRGPATAELGLGSVGLADGYVEVDDRLTVRGIDGDWLYAVGDVNHRAALTHMGKYHARVCGDVIAARAEGRALADARYAATADHGQVPQVVFTAPEVASVGQTEAAARKAGYAVETVELDIAVAGSALARDDYAGRAKIVIDTATDTLLGATFVGPEVGELIHAATVAVVGKVPLATLWHAVPAYPTVSELWLRLLEARRS encoded by the coding sequence GTGACCTCCGATTCCGCCGCCGAATACGACGTCATCGTGATCGGTGGTGGGCCCGCGGGCGAGAACGCCGCCGCCTACGCCATCGCGGACAGCGAGCGAACCGCCGTGATCGTGGAACGGGAACTGGTCGGCGGTGAATGTTCGTATTGGGCATGCATGCCGAGTAAGGCGCTGCTGCGACCGGCCCACGTGCTGTCCGGCGCCAACGCGATGGCCGGAATCACCGCGAGCGGGCTCGATGTCGACGCGGTCTTGAAGCGGCGCGACGCCTTCACGCATAAGCACGACGACAGCTCGCAGGTCGACTGGGCCAACGACAATCGCATCGAGGTGGTGCGCGGGACCGGACGGCTCGCAGGCGAGCGACTCGTCGAGGTGGGCGGCCGACAGCTGCGCGCGCGTCACGCGGTAGTGCTGGCCACCGGCACCAAGGCCGCGGTTCCCGATGTGCCCGGATTGCGTGATGCGCTGCCGTGGATTTCCCGGGATGTGACCAATCTGCACGAAGTTCCGCGCCGGGTGGTGATCATCGGCGGCGGTGTGGTCGCGTGTGAGGCGGCTACCTGGCTCGCCGCGCTCGGGGCGAGTGAGATCACCATGCTGGTCCGCGGCAATGCGTTGTTGGGCAATGCCGAACCGTTCGCGGGGGAACGTGTGGCCGCGGCGCTGTCCGACGCCGGTGTCCGGGTTCTATTCGGCACCCAACCCACTCGGGTGGTGCGCGCCGATGCGAAGGATTCCGGCGAGGGCTGGATTCATGGCGGTGTGGTGACCGTCGAGATCGGCGACAGCGAAGTCGAGGCCGACGAGATCGTGGTCGCCGCCGGGCGCGGACCGGCGACCGCGGAACTCGGCCTGGGCTCGGTCGGGCTGGCGGACGGCTATGTCGAGGTGGACGACCGGTTGACGGTGCGCGGCATCGACGGCGACTGGCTGTATGCGGTCGGCGATGTGAATCACCGTGCGGCGCTGACACATATGGGGAAGTACCACGCCAGGGTGTGCGGTGACGTCATTGCCGCGCGGGCCGAAGGGCGCGCGCTGGCGGATGCGCGATACGCGGCGACGGCCGACCACGGGCAGGTGCCGCAGGTGGTATTCACCGCGCCGGAAGTCGCGTCCGTCGGGCAGACCGAGGCGGCGGCGCGTAAAGCGGGCTATGCGGTGGAAACCGTGGAACTCGATATCGCGGTCGCCGGATCGGCGCTGGCCCGCGACGATTACGCGGGGCGGGCGAAGATCGTCATCGATACCGCGACCGACACGCTGCTCGGAGCCACTTTCGTCGGACCGGAGGTCGGTGAGTTGATCCACGCGGCGACCGTTGCCGTGGTCGGCAAGGTGCCGCTCGCGACGCTCTGGCACGCAGTGCCAGCCTATCCAACGGTGAGCGAGCTCTGGTTGCGTCTGTTGGAGGCCCGCCGCTCGTAG
- a CDS encoding NAD(P)H-binding protein, translating to MILVTGATGTVGRELVGQLLAQSVPMRAMTRRPELAGLPDGIEVVRADLSDPDSLTDAIRGVDRVFLLSSGPEIPTHDANLAQAAARAGVEHIVKLSSGRTGDDTATDPIPTWHRAGEQAVRDSGVPWTMVRPLGFMANALHWAGSIREHDAVYAPFGQGRIAVVDPHDIAAVAAVALTTDGHEGEIYTLSGPQPLSPGEQTEILADVLGRALRYVEVEPAAARQSIIDHGVPDEMADAIMALRATALETFTSVVHPTVDRITGTPPRTFCTWAEHHRTHFAPEPAA from the coding sequence ATGATTCTGGTGACCGGAGCGACCGGGACCGTAGGCCGCGAGTTGGTCGGCCAGTTGCTGGCGCAGAGTGTTCCGATGCGGGCGATGACGCGGCGGCCCGAACTCGCCGGACTGCCCGACGGCATCGAGGTGGTGCGCGCGGACCTGAGCGATCCGGACAGCCTCACCGATGCGATCCGCGGCGTCGATCGGGTGTTCCTGTTGTCCAGCGGCCCCGAAATCCCCACTCACGACGCGAATCTCGCGCAGGCGGCGGCCCGCGCGGGGGTCGAACATATCGTCAAGTTGTCATCCGGCCGCACCGGCGACGACACCGCGACCGATCCGATCCCGACCTGGCACCGCGCCGGAGAACAGGCGGTCCGCGACAGCGGTGTCCCGTGGACGATGGTGCGCCCCTTGGGATTCATGGCCAACGCGCTGCACTGGGCCGGTTCGATTCGCGAGCACGACGCGGTCTACGCGCCCTTCGGTCAGGGCCGAATCGCCGTCGTCGACCCGCACGACATCGCCGCCGTCGCCGCTGTGGCACTCACCACCGACGGCCACGAGGGCGAGATCTACACACTGAGCGGCCCACAGCCGCTGTCCCCCGGCGAGCAAACCGAAATCCTCGCCGACGTACTGGGCCGCGCACTGCGCTACGTCGAAGTGGAACCCGCCGCCGCCCGCCAGTCGATCATCGATCACGGCGTCCCCGACGAAATGGCCGACGCGATCATGGCCCTACGCGCCACCGCCCTGGAGACCTTCACCTCGGTCGTACACCCCACCGTCGACCGCATCACCGGAACCCCACCCCGGACTTTCTGCACCTGGGCCGAGCACCACCGCACCCACTTCGCGCCCGAGCCCGCTGCCTAG
- a CDS encoding Lrp/AsnC family transcriptional regulator, with product MLDDVDRGLIHALHIDGRAPFSKIAAVLDVSTQTVTRRYQRLRATAGLRVVGLADPRRAAHTQWLVRLTTTTASSQNLANSLARRPDTSWVKLTSGGTEILLVVTIPRGDASRSILLRDLPRAAGITAVSAHYVLHTYLGGPTAWRGHITALTEQQRKQLEPNRSGPAPRRGLAGTDAALLNALQQDGRATLSQLATATGWSQATVTRRLTELRAAQVIFFDVELDDARFGATTQALLWMSVAPSQLDRVATALAGHEELAFVAATTGPTNLVAQAMCSDPEALHHYLTQRLGAFEAIHTLETTPVLATVKAVSHQEPGRRR from the coding sequence ATGCTCGACGACGTAGACCGCGGCCTGATCCACGCCCTGCACATCGACGGCCGCGCACCGTTCAGCAAGATCGCGGCGGTCCTGGACGTATCGACCCAGACCGTCACCCGCCGCTACCAACGTCTGCGCGCCACCGCCGGACTACGCGTGGTCGGCCTCGCCGACCCGCGCCGCGCCGCACACACCCAGTGGCTGGTGCGCCTCACCACCACGACGGCCAGCAGCCAGAACCTCGCGAATTCGCTGGCTCGCCGCCCCGACACGTCATGGGTCAAACTCACCTCCGGCGGCACGGAGATCCTTCTGGTAGTGACTATTCCGCGCGGTGATGCATCCCGCTCGATACTGCTGCGGGACCTCCCCCGAGCCGCGGGCATTACCGCCGTCTCCGCGCACTACGTTCTGCACACCTACCTCGGCGGACCGACCGCATGGCGTGGTCACATCACCGCGCTGACCGAACAGCAACGAAAACAACTGGAGCCGAACCGATCCGGGCCCGCACCCCGGCGTGGCCTCGCAGGCACCGATGCCGCGCTACTGAACGCCCTGCAACAAGACGGCCGAGCGACCTTGTCGCAGCTCGCCACGGCGACCGGCTGGTCCCAGGCCACCGTCACCCGACGACTCACGGAACTACGAGCGGCACAGGTCATCTTCTTCGATGTCGAACTCGACGATGCCCGCTTCGGCGCCACAACCCAAGCACTGCTGTGGATGTCGGTGGCACCTTCGCAGCTCGATCGCGTCGCAACCGCACTGGCCGGGCACGAAGAATTGGCCTTTGTCGCCGCGACGACCGGCCCGACAAACCTTGTCGCCCAAGCCATGTGCTCCGACCCCGAGGCTTTACACCACTACCTCACCCAGCGCCTCGGCGCATTCGAGGCCATTCACACCTTGGAGACCACGCCCGTCCTCGCGACCGTGAAGGCCGTCTCGCATCAGGAGCCCGGACGCAGGAGGTAG
- a CDS encoding sigma-70 family RNA polymerase sigma factor: MDTATVARFEASRNRLASLAYRLLGSAADAEDTVQDAFLRWQAADREYVEVPEAWLTKIVTNLALDRLRSAKVRRERAVGAWMPEPLLDGDPMLGPADTVEQRESVTLAVLTLMERLSPVERAAYVLREAFAYSHTEIAEILDITESGSQQHIHRARRRIAAAGNGTDIDRASARRIVEAFVDAASSGRTERLVALLTDDATGISDGAGLGLAEKLIRYATPERIAGAVRAGFKPSPAKRRLAGGSPSIHAVVVNGCPAMLATLDDRVLGVVILEIRDDKIAGVRGIASPDRLGRLTEEWQRREHDAPLIESW, encoded by the coding sequence ATGGACACTGCCACCGTGGCGCGTTTCGAGGCCAGCCGGAATCGGCTGGCCTCGCTCGCCTACCGTCTGCTCGGCTCGGCCGCCGACGCCGAGGACACGGTGCAGGACGCGTTCCTGCGGTGGCAGGCCGCCGACCGGGAGTACGTCGAGGTGCCCGAGGCGTGGCTGACCAAGATCGTCACCAACCTGGCGCTCGACCGGCTCCGTTCGGCGAAGGTGCGCCGCGAACGCGCGGTCGGCGCCTGGATGCCCGAACCGCTCCTCGACGGCGACCCGATGCTCGGCCCGGCCGACACCGTCGAGCAGCGCGAATCGGTGACCCTGGCGGTGCTGACCCTCATGGAGCGTCTGTCGCCGGTCGAACGGGCCGCTTACGTGCTGCGCGAGGCCTTTGCGTACAGCCACACCGAGATAGCCGAGATTCTCGACATCACCGAGTCCGGGAGTCAGCAACACATCCACCGAGCGCGGCGTCGAATCGCCGCCGCCGGCAACGGCACCGACATCGACCGTGCCTCCGCACGTCGAATCGTCGAGGCGTTCGTCGATGCCGCCTCCTCGGGCCGGACCGAACGGCTGGTGGCGCTGCTGACCGACGACGCGACCGGCATCTCCGACGGCGCCGGGCTGGGGCTGGCCGAGAAGCTGATCCGGTACGCGACCCCGGAGCGGATCGCCGGCGCCGTGCGGGCCGGCTTCAAACCGTCTCCGGCCAAGCGGAGACTCGCCGGTGGCTCGCCCTCGATCCATGCCGTCGTGGTCAACGGCTGCCCGGCCATGCTCGCCACGCTCGACGACCGGGTCCTGGGCGTCGTGATCCTGGAGATCCGTGACGACAAGATCGCAGGCGTGCGCGGCATCGCCTCCCCGGACCGACTCGGTCGCCTCACCGAGGAATGGCAGCGGCGGGAGCATGACGCCCCGCTGATCGAATCGTGGTAA
- a CDS encoding PLP-dependent aminotransferase family protein, with the protein MLDEIPLVLDREAEQPLSVQVAEGLRAAASNGLLRADDRLPSSRALAQRLGVSRTVVAAAYDQLHAEGWIAGRRGSGTYLTTAPAEPPARPSTHSTAEHAPDLLDLGPGAPCIEALDQAAWRRAWRAAADEPPIIRKDRRGEPEYRAAVAEHLLRHRGLGAGSKSVVLATAGTSSAVGELATALLRPGDAIAMEDPGYQRAAGAFVAAGVRVLPVPIDADGLRVDRLPNGIKAVYCTPAHQFPLGTRMQAARRVHLVEFARRAGLLIIEDDYDGELRYDTAPLPLLAAMAPDVVIHLGTTSKILSPTLGIGWLVAAPDITEAVVAHRERTGTGPSPAGQRVLTAFADHGDLARHLRRLRREVPPRRGLVVDELRRRGLEVLGDDAGSHVVVPLDSAEAEQRAMAVGRTRGVALDGLSRHHLVAQQHPLAAAVGPHTFGIALGYTALSWTELRTAIPIAGECLTQP; encoded by the coding sequence ATGCTGGATGAAATTCCGCTCGTCCTCGACCGCGAGGCTGAGCAGCCACTATCGGTTCAGGTCGCGGAAGGGCTGCGCGCCGCGGCGAGCAACGGACTCCTGCGCGCGGACGATCGACTGCCCTCGTCGCGAGCGCTGGCCCAGCGCCTCGGCGTCAGCCGCACGGTGGTCGCCGCGGCCTACGACCAACTGCACGCCGAGGGCTGGATCGCGGGTCGCCGCGGCTCGGGCACCTACCTGACCACCGCCCCCGCCGAACCGCCCGCACGACCGAGCACACACAGCACCGCCGAGCACGCGCCGGACCTGCTCGATCTCGGCCCCGGCGCGCCCTGCATCGAGGCCCTCGACCAGGCAGCCTGGCGACGTGCCTGGCGCGCGGCCGCCGACGAACCTCCCATCATCCGCAAGGATCGCCGCGGCGAACCGGAATACCGCGCGGCGGTCGCCGAACACCTGCTGCGCCACCGCGGTCTCGGTGCGGGCAGCAAGTCCGTGGTGCTCGCGACGGCCGGAACCAGTTCGGCCGTAGGCGAACTCGCGACCGCCCTACTGCGGCCCGGCGACGCCATTGCCATGGAAGATCCGGGCTATCAGCGTGCCGCGGGCGCATTCGTCGCGGCCGGTGTCCGGGTACTACCGGTGCCGATCGATGCCGACGGCCTGCGCGTCGACCGACTGCCCAACGGCATCAAGGCCGTGTATTGCACTCCAGCACACCAATTTCCACTGGGCACTCGCATGCAAGCAGCGCGACGCGTACATCTCGTCGAATTCGCCAGGCGCGCCGGCCTACTCATCATCGAGGACGACTACGACGGCGAATTACGTTACGACACCGCCCCTTTGCCGCTGCTGGCCGCAATGGCTCCCGACGTCGTCATCCATCTCGGCACCACGAGCAAAATCCTCTCGCCGACCTTGGGTATCGGCTGGCTCGTCGCCGCCCCGGATATCACCGAAGCCGTTGTCGCGCACCGCGAACGAACCGGTACCGGCCCGAGCCCCGCCGGCCAGCGCGTGCTCACCGCATTCGCCGACCACGGCGATCTCGCCAGACACCTGCGCCGACTGCGCCGCGAGGTGCCCCCGCGCCGAGGCCTGGTCGTGGACGAACTACGCCGCCGCGGACTCGAAGTACTCGGCGACGATGCCGGTTCACACGTGGTGGTGCCACTGGATTCGGCCGAAGCCGAACAGCGCGCCATGGCAGTGGGCCGAACGCGCGGCGTGGCGCTCGACGGACTGTCCCGCCATCACCTTGTGGCACAACAACATCCACTCGCGGCGGCAGTTGGTCCGCATACCTTCGGCATCGCACTCGGCTACACGGCACTGAGCTGGACCGAGCTGCGTACCGCGATTCCGATTGCCGGAGAATGCCTTACGCAGCCATAG
- a CDS encoding thymidylate synthase produces MANNADTQYEDLLRLVLDSGTAKADRTGTGTRSVFGHQLRYDLAAGFPLITTKKVHLKSIIYELLWFLRGDSNVAWLHEHGVSIWDEWADRHGELGPVYGVQWRSWPTPNGTHIDQIAEVLHTLRTNPDSRRIIVSAWNVADLDKMALAPCHAFFQFYVADGKLSCQLYQRSADLFLGVPFNIASYALLTHMVAQQTELEPGDFIWTGGDCHIYDNHVEQVTEQLTRQPYPFPTLNLRPAPTLFDYVYEDVEVVGYQHHPAIKAPVAV; encoded by the coding sequence GTGGCCAACAATGCTGATACCCAGTACGAGGACCTGCTGCGCTTGGTCCTGGATTCCGGCACCGCGAAGGCGGATCGCACCGGCACCGGCACCCGCAGCGTCTTCGGCCATCAGCTGCGCTACGACCTCGCCGCGGGCTTTCCGCTGATCACCACCAAAAAGGTGCACCTGAAGTCGATCATCTACGAATTGCTGTGGTTCCTGCGCGGCGATTCGAATGTGGCCTGGCTGCACGAACACGGCGTCTCCATCTGGGACGAATGGGCGGATCGCCATGGCGAACTCGGCCCGGTCTACGGCGTGCAGTGGCGATCATGGCCCACCCCCAACGGCACCCATATCGACCAGATCGCCGAAGTACTGCACACCCTGCGCACCAATCCGGATTCCCGGCGCATCATCGTCTCGGCCTGGAATGTGGCCGACCTCGACAAGATGGCATTGGCGCCGTGCCACGCGTTCTTCCAGTTCTATGTTGCCGACGGCAAGCTGTCCTGCCAGCTCTACCAGCGCAGCGCGGACCTGTTCCTCGGCGTGCCGTTCAATATCGCCAGCTATGCCCTGCTCACGCACATGGTCGCGCAGCAGACCGAGCTGGAACCCGGTGATTTCATCTGGACCGGCGGCGATTGCCATATCTACGACAACCATGTCGAGCAGGTCACCGAGCAGCTGACCAGGCAGCCCTACCCGTTCCCGACATTGAACCTGCGGCCCGCGCCGACGCTGTTCGATTACGTCTACGAAGACGTGGAAGTGGTCGGCTACCAACACCATCCGGCGATCAAGGCGCCGGTTGCGGTATGA
- a CDS encoding carboxylesterase/lipase family protein — protein sequence MSDITTADGVVRGYRGRRVLRWRSLPYAAPPVGDLRFRAPQPVAPWAGVREATAFGFAAMQHRAGARIGPRRYQPTNEDALTLNVVTPIEPSSAPRPVLVFIHGGGYLTGTSALGLYSGARLAVGGDVIVVSLNYRLGAFGYVDFGEFSTPERPFDSNLGLRDQVAALEWVQRNIAAFGGDPGNVTIFGESAGAHAVLSLLATPAAEGLFHRGIAQSPPADWGMSAEDGRAFARRCVDALGATPDTAAKALITAGANDIRRAVDKTSNKVLRERPGLFPIAPVVDGDYLPQSPIDAITSGAAHKVPLIIGTNRDEGTLFAKFADELPTTPGRLHALLTRDGGAELESRVVAAYPGYPDAKVAVRAGGDYVFWRPSVTVAAGHSRYAPTYSYRYDFAPRALRLAGVGATHATELIPVFGAANSPIGRAFTAAGGRRGMQSVTRQFQDNWLAFAKTGRPLPSWPAYTEDRRTTLIIDEITRLENDPDKAKRIAWQGIRVPTLI from the coding sequence ATGTCCGATATCACGACCGCCGACGGAGTTGTCCGCGGTTACCGCGGCCGTCGCGTCCTGCGCTGGCGCTCCCTGCCATATGCCGCCCCACCTGTGGGCGACCTGCGATTTCGCGCGCCGCAACCGGTGGCCCCGTGGGCCGGTGTCCGCGAGGCCACCGCATTCGGGTTCGCCGCGATGCAGCATCGCGCCGGTGCCAGGATCGGGCCGCGCCGGTATCAGCCGACCAATGAAGACGCCCTGACACTCAATGTCGTCACACCGATCGAACCTTCGTCGGCACCGCGGCCGGTCCTGGTGTTCATTCATGGCGGTGGGTATCTGACCGGTACCTCGGCGCTCGGTCTGTATTCCGGTGCGCGACTGGCGGTCGGCGGCGATGTGATCGTGGTGTCGCTGAACTACCGGCTCGGCGCGTTCGGCTATGTCGATTTCGGTGAATTCAGCACGCCTGAGCGACCTTTCGACAGCAACCTCGGACTGCGCGATCAGGTCGCGGCGCTGGAATGGGTGCAGCGCAATATCGCAGCGTTCGGCGGAGATCCTGGCAATGTCACCATTTTCGGCGAATCCGCTGGTGCCCATGCGGTGCTCTCCCTACTGGCCACGCCTGCGGCGGAGGGACTGTTCCATCGCGGCATCGCACAGAGTCCGCCCGCCGATTGGGGTATGAGTGCCGAGGATGGTCGCGCTTTCGCTCGCCGATGTGTAGACGCGCTCGGCGCCACACCCGACACCGCCGCCAAGGCACTGATCACGGCTGGCGCCAACGACATTCGGCGCGCGGTCGACAAGACCAGCAATAAGGTGCTGCGGGAACGGCCCGGACTGTTCCCGATCGCGCCGGTCGTGGACGGCGACTACCTGCCGCAGTCCCCGATAGATGCGATTACCAGCGGTGCCGCACACAAGGTTCCGCTCATCATCGGTACCAATCGCGATGAGGGCACATTGTTCGCGAAGTTCGCCGACGAACTGCCGACCACTCCGGGACGCCTGCATGCCCTGCTCACCCGTGACGGTGGTGCGGAACTCGAATCCCGCGTCGTAGCAGCCTATCCGGGCTATCCGGATGCGAAGGTCGCCGTTCGTGCCGGTGGGGATTACGTGTTCTGGCGGCCGTCCGTCACCGTGGCGGCGGGGCACAGTCGCTACGCACCGACCTATTCCTACCGTTACGACTTCGCCCCGCGCGCACTGCGTCTCGCCGGGGTCGGCGCGACCCATGCCACGGAGCTGATTCCGGTCTTCGGTGCCGCCAATTCGCCGATCGGCCGGGCCTTCACGGCGGCGGGCGGGCGGCGGGGGATGCAGTCGGTCACTCGGCAGTTCCAGGACAATTGGCTCGCATTCGCGAAAACTGGGCGGCCACTCCCCTCGTGGCCCGCCTATACCGAAGACCGGCGCACGACGCTGATCATCGACGAGATCACCCGGTTGGAGAACGATCCGGACAAGGCCAAACGTATTGCCTGGCAAGGAATCCGGGTGCCGACGTTGATCTGA
- a CDS encoding Fpg/Nei family DNA glycosylase: protein MPELPEVEALAQFLREHAVGAVVGRVDVAALSAVKTFDPLVTALSGRDVTGAGRWGKFLGMECDGLWLITHLSRGGWLRWIDEPSQTPPKPGGKSPLALRVHFFTPEGMTPAFDLTEAGTKKRLAVYIVDDPKLVPGISRLGPDALEVTEEQFGEILHGASQRIKTAIVDQSLLAGIGNAYSDEILHTAKISPFANTKTMSAETISVLYEAMRSVLTDAVQRSVGQDAARLKGEKRSGMRVHARTGLPCPVCGDTVREVSYAERSFQYCPTCQTGGKVLADRRMSRLLK, encoded by the coding sequence GTGCCTGAGCTACCGGAAGTGGAGGCGTTGGCGCAGTTCCTGCGGGAGCACGCGGTCGGCGCTGTGGTAGGGCGTGTCGATGTGGCGGCCTTGAGCGCGGTCAAGACGTTCGATCCGCTGGTTACGGCGCTGTCCGGGCGGGATGTGACCGGGGCGGGGCGGTGGGGCAAATTTCTCGGGATGGAGTGCGACGGACTCTGGTTGATCACCCATCTGTCGCGCGGCGGATGGTTGCGGTGGATCGATGAGCCGAGCCAGACGCCTCCCAAACCGGGCGGCAAGAGCCCGCTCGCACTGCGGGTGCACTTCTTCACCCCCGAGGGCATGACGCCTGCATTCGACCTGACCGAGGCGGGCACCAAGAAACGGCTCGCGGTGTACATCGTCGACGATCCGAAACTCGTGCCCGGCATCTCGCGCCTCGGCCCGGATGCACTCGAGGTGACCGAGGAGCAATTCGGCGAGATCCTGCACGGCGCATCGCAACGCATCAAGACCGCGATCGTCGATCAGTCCCTGCTCGCCGGAATCGGTAATGCCTACTCCGACGAGATTCTGCACACCGCCAAGATCTCACCCTTCGCCAATACCAAAACCATGTCGGCGGAGACCATTTCGGTGCTGTACGAAGCAATGCGCTCGGTGCTCACCGACGCCGTACAGCGCTCGGTCGGCCAGGACGCCGCCCGCCTCAAAGGCGAAAAGCGTTCCGGCATGCGAGTACACGCCCGCACCGGCCTGCCCTGCCCGGTCTGCGGCGACACCGTCCGCGAGGTCTCCTACGCCGAGCGCTCGTTTCAGTACTGCCCGACCTGCCAGACCGGCGGAAAGGTACTCGCGGACCGCCGCATGTCGCGCCTACTGAAGTAG
- the cobF gene encoding precorrin-6A synthase (deacetylating): MRKLYVIGIGAGDPDQVTVQAIKAMRQVEVFFVIGKGAEKQELVDVRTSILTEHLDHPYRTVEIADPPRDRDPADYRGVVEDWHDRRSALLENEFAQVDGVGGILVWGDPSLYDSTLRMIERVLDRGAQSFDYQVIPGVTSVQALAARHRMVLHRIGEPVHITSGRRLREDGLSGSTVVMLDGDCSFTKVPGDDVHIWWGAYLGMPDETLIEGPLRAVEQEIVERRTRLRAEKGWIMDVYLLRPGS, from the coding sequence ATGCGCAAGCTCTACGTGATCGGCATCGGTGCCGGGGATCCGGACCAGGTGACGGTCCAGGCGATCAAGGCAATGCGGCAGGTCGAGGTGTTCTTCGTGATCGGCAAGGGGGCCGAGAAACAGGAACTGGTCGACGTGCGCACGTCGATCCTGACCGAGCACCTCGATCACCCGTACCGCACCGTGGAGATCGCCGATCCGCCGCGCGACCGGGATCCCGCCGATTATCGGGGCGTTGTCGAGGATTGGCACGATCGCCGTTCGGCGCTGCTGGAGAATGAGTTCGCGCAGGTCGACGGTGTTGGCGGCATCCTCGTCTGGGGTGACCCGTCGCTCTATGACAGCACGCTGCGCATGATCGAACGGGTGCTCGATCGCGGTGCCCAGAGCTTCGATTACCAGGTGATTCCTGGCGTCACCAGCGTGCAGGCCTTGGCCGCTCGGCATCGGATGGTGCTGCATCGCATCGGCGAGCCGGTGCACATCACCAGCGGGCGTCGGCTGCGCGAGGACGGACTCAGCGGCTCGACCGTGGTGATGCTGGACGGTGACTGTTCGTTCACAAAGGTGCCCGGCGACGACGTGCACATCTGGTGGGGCGCGTATCTGGGGATGCCCGACGAGACGTTGATCGAGGGCCCGCTGCGTGCGGTCGAGCAGGAGATCGTCGAGCGGCGCACTCGGTTACGCGCCGAAAAGGGGTGGATCATGGACGTCTACCTCCTGCGTCCGGGCTCCTGA
- a CDS encoding pyridoxamine 5'-phosphate oxidase family protein — protein MTNSRPPLSTTPRTTLTRSKERGRTDRAELDAVLDAGLVCHLGVLLGGSPVVLPTVYGRDGDTLYLHGSTGAGNLRAALTGDISIAVTLVDGIVYARSAMHFSANFRSAVVRGRAVELIDPDERMHALRVIVEHSAPGAWDRVRQPNKKEMAATMVLALDLTEASVKVRTGGPKDDAADIETGGVWAGVLPLRQVWDAPISSDDLEPGIEVPQEVLDRTDMVSVPGR, from the coding sequence ATGACGAACTCTCGGCCGCCGCTTTCGACTACCCCACGTACCACCCTGACACGTTCCAAGGAGCGCGGCCGGACCGACCGGGCCGAACTGGATGCGGTCCTGGACGCGGGCCTGGTCTGCCACCTCGGCGTGCTGCTCGGCGGCAGTCCGGTCGTGCTCCCGACCGTCTACGGCCGCGACGGCGACACGCTGTACCTGCACGGTTCGACCGGCGCCGGAAACCTGCGGGCGGCGCTGACCGGCGATATCTCTATCGCCGTCACCTTGGTCGACGGCATCGTCTACGCCCGCTCGGCCATGCACTTCTCCGCCAACTTCCGCTCGGCCGTGGTGCGCGGCCGCGCCGTCGAACTCATCGACCCCGATGAACGCATGCACGCGCTGCGGGTCATCGTCGAACACTCCGCGCCAGGTGCGTGGGATCGCGTGCGGCAGCCGAACAAAAAGGAAATGGCCGCCACCATGGTCCTGGCCCTCGACCTGACCGAGGCATCGGTGAAAGTCCGAACCGGCGGCCCCAAGGACGACGCCGCCGATATCGAAACCGGCGGCGTCTGGGCAGGCGTCCTGCCCCTCCGTCAGGTCTGGGACGCCCCGATTTCGTCGGACGATCTGGAGCCGGGCATCGAGGTGCCACAGGAGGTACTCGATCGAACCGATATGGTCTCCGTCCCCGGCCGTTGA